One Pseudomonas tolaasii NCPPB 2192 genomic window carries:
- a CDS encoding phage tail sheath protein, translating to MADYLHGVRVIELNDGTRPIRTIPTAVIGMVCTAEDADPLVFPLDTPVLLTNVQTAVGKAGVKGTLAASLQGIADQTKPYVIVVRVKEGADEAATTSALIGGTTPTGQYTGMKALLAAKSRVGMTPRILGVPGLDSLPVATALGAIAKDLRAFAYVSAWGCKTKEEVVAYRENFGAREMMVIWPDFQNWDSVANKTATASAVARALGLRAKIDQETGWHKTLSNVAVSGVTGISADVFWDLQNPATDANYLNSNDVTTLINANGFRFWGSRTCSDDPQFAFENYTRTAQILADTMAEAHMWAIDRPMHASLVRDLVEGVNAKMRELKSQGYLIGGNCWYPDDINTKDTLKAGKLWVDYDYTPVPPLEDLTFRQRITDRYLIDFAKGINS from the coding sequence ATGGCCGATTATCTCCACGGCGTGCGGGTCATCGAACTCAACGACGGCACCCGCCCCATTCGCACTATTCCCACCGCAGTTATCGGCATGGTTTGCACGGCTGAAGATGCGGACCCACTGGTTTTCCCTCTGGACACGCCCGTCCTGCTCACCAACGTGCAAACTGCCGTCGGCAAAGCCGGCGTCAAGGGCACCCTGGCCGCGAGCCTGCAAGGCATCGCCGACCAGACCAAGCCCTACGTCATCGTGGTGCGGGTCAAGGAAGGCGCCGACGAAGCGGCTACCACCAGCGCCCTGATCGGCGGCACCACCCCGACCGGCCAATACACCGGCATGAAAGCCCTGCTCGCCGCCAAGTCACGCGTGGGCATGACGCCTCGCATTCTCGGCGTGCCAGGTCTGGACAGTTTGCCGGTGGCCACCGCCCTCGGCGCCATCGCCAAAGACCTTCGCGCCTTTGCTTACGTCAGCGCCTGGGGCTGCAAAACCAAGGAAGAGGTGGTCGCTTACCGCGAGAACTTCGGCGCCCGCGAAATGATGGTGATCTGGCCGGACTTCCAGAACTGGGACAGCGTCGCCAACAAGACCGCCACCGCCTCGGCAGTGGCCCGTGCGCTGGGCCTGCGCGCCAAGATCGATCAGGAGACAGGTTGGCACAAGACCCTGTCCAACGTAGCCGTAAGCGGCGTCACAGGTATCAGCGCCGATGTGTTCTGGGATCTGCAAAACCCGGCTACCGACGCCAACTACCTGAACAGTAACGACGTCACCACGTTGATCAATGCCAACGGCTTCCGCTTCTGGGGTAGCCGTACTTGCAGCGACGATCCGCAGTTCGCTTTCGAAAACTACACGCGCACTGCGCAGATCCTCGCGGACACCATGGCCGAAGCGCATATGTGGGCCATCGACCGCCCTATGCACGCCTCGCTGGTACGGGACCTGGTCGAAGGCGTGAACGCCAAGATGCGCGAGCTGAAATCCCAGGGTTACTTGATCGGGGGCAACTGCTGGTATCCGGACGACATCAACACCAAGGACACCCTCAAGGCCGGCAAGCTCTGGGTGGATTATGACTACACCCCAGTGCCGCCGCTTGAAGACCTCACCTTCCGCCAGCGAATCACCGACCGTTACCTGATCGACTTCGCCAAAGGCATCAATAGCTAA
- a CDS encoding phage tail protein has protein sequence MIDANSQFFAILTAVGRAKQANADALGVPWKLTEMGVGDANGTDPIPNELQTRLINEWRRRPLNQLRVDPVNAAVIIAEQIIPADEGGRWIREIGLYDADGDLVAVANCAPSYKPALSQGSGRTQVVRMNFIVASTGNITLKIDPAVVLATREYVEQRIMEELYKLDNKQSVRVATTANIALAGVQTIDGVVLVAGDRVLVKNQTVAKDNGLYIAAAAVWKRSDDADSNAEVTSALLVSVEQGATLADTRWQLITDGVIVLGTTPLTFQNVTQGFAPINSPALLGSPTAPTPAQFDISKRLATTEYVQRALGSYAGQTNYTGDTALTAADVGRLSNFAQLSTVALPPASSVAAASLITIGSSLSGGVWVVAATGDTLTNTITEPGPFFIPVGSLGVFRRLLGGSGWSFDGGDASLKYSPGFSARLTANGYQKLPSGHIEQWGIVPPIPAGGSVLINYPIKFPNGPLAIVAGAGASQAGSPGINSYNESAGQVRFWNSSLTVATQASTYFAKGI, from the coding sequence ATGATTGATGCGAACTCTCAGTTTTTCGCGATCCTCACCGCTGTGGGGAGAGCCAAGCAGGCGAACGCCGACGCGCTCGGCGTGCCATGGAAACTCACCGAGATGGGCGTGGGCGATGCCAATGGTACGGACCCCATTCCGAACGAACTGCAAACCCGGCTCATCAACGAGTGGCGACGCCGCCCGCTGAATCAGCTGCGAGTCGATCCCGTCAACGCCGCCGTGATTATTGCTGAACAGATCATTCCGGCCGATGAAGGCGGACGCTGGATCCGTGAGATCGGTCTGTACGACGCGGACGGTGACCTGGTGGCCGTCGCGAACTGCGCGCCCAGCTATAAGCCGGCCCTATCGCAAGGGTCAGGGCGTACTCAAGTCGTGCGGATGAATTTCATCGTTGCCAGTACCGGCAACATCACGCTCAAGATTGACCCGGCGGTGGTACTGGCAACCCGCGAGTACGTCGAACAGCGGATCATGGAAGAGCTTTACAAGCTCGACAACAAGCAGTCGGTACGTGTGGCCACCACGGCAAACATCGCCCTGGCGGGTGTACAGACCATCGACGGTGTTGTGTTGGTTGCTGGGGATCGCGTGCTGGTAAAAAACCAGACTGTCGCCAAGGACAACGGCCTGTACATCGCAGCTGCGGCCGTATGGAAGCGTTCGGACGATGCTGATAGCAATGCAGAAGTAACGTCGGCGCTTCTGGTGTCGGTCGAGCAAGGCGCCACTTTGGCCGATACGCGCTGGCAGTTGATCACGGATGGTGTGATCGTTCTAGGCACCACGCCATTGACCTTTCAGAACGTGACTCAAGGTTTTGCGCCGATCAATTCTCCCGCGCTCCTGGGGTCTCCAACCGCACCAACCCCTGCACAGTTTGATATCAGCAAGCGCCTAGCTACTACTGAGTATGTGCAGCGCGCTCTTGGCAGTTATGCAGGGCAAACGAACTACACGGGCGACACAGCTTTAACTGCGGCAGATGTGGGAAGGCTGAGTAACTTTGCACAGCTTTCGACGGTTGCTTTACCCCCAGCGTCGAGTGTTGCAGCTGCGTCATTGATCACTATCGGGAGCTCTTTGTCTGGCGGTGTCTGGGTGGTCGCTGCAACGGGGGACACCCTGACAAATACGATCACTGAGCCAGGGCCATTTTTCATCCCGGTCGGCTCTCTGGGCGTATTCCGCCGACTGTTAGGGGGTAGCGGGTGGAGTTTTGATGGTGGGGACGCCTCGCTTAAGTATTCGCCAGGTTTCTCCGCGCGTCTTACGGCGAACGGCTATCAGAAATTGCCTTCCGGTCATATCGAGCAGTGGGGCATCGTTCCTCCGATCCCAGCTGGCGGTTCGGTCCTGATCAATTACCCGATCAAATTCCCCAATGGCCCCTTAGCGATTGTGGCCGGTGCGGGAGCTTCGCAGGCGGGTAGTCCTGGGATTAACTCTTATAACGAATCTGCGGGTCAGGTCAGATTCTGGAATTCATCACTCACTGTCGCCACGCAAGCAAGCACCTATTTTGCGAAAGGCATTTAG
- a CDS encoding baseplate assembly protein gives MNSFAAIDLSQLPPPQIVEQVDFEKILAERKAYAISLWPIEEQAEIAARLEMESEPLTKLLQENAYRETVWRQRVNEASLANLLATARGTDLEQLAANFNVKRLVIQEGRANAIPPVPKLMEGDDSLRERAQMAWEGLSTAGPRNSYIFHARAADGRVADATAESPSPAVAVVTVQSLLGDGTAAPELLAVVNTYLSDEDRRPVADRLIVQGAQILNYQVKAKLYLLSSGPESEPILAASEARLLAYVNQRRRLGMEVSESALHAAAHVEGVRKVELDGWVDIVATKAQAPFCTKVTVTRGAE, from the coding sequence ATGAACAGCTTCGCCGCCATCGACCTTAGCCAACTCCCGCCGCCGCAGATCGTCGAGCAAGTCGACTTCGAAAAGATCTTGGCCGAGCGTAAGGCATATGCAATCAGCCTGTGGCCGATCGAAGAGCAGGCGGAAATTGCCGCACGTCTGGAAATGGAGTCCGAGCCACTGACCAAGCTGCTGCAAGAGAATGCCTACCGCGAAACCGTATGGCGGCAACGCGTCAACGAAGCATCCCTGGCCAACCTGCTCGCCACGGCGCGAGGGACAGACCTGGAACAGTTGGCAGCAAACTTCAACGTCAAGCGCTTGGTGATCCAGGAGGGCCGAGCCAACGCCATACCCCCCGTGCCAAAGCTCATGGAAGGAGACGACAGTTTGCGCGAGCGTGCGCAGATGGCATGGGAAGGTTTGAGCACTGCCGGCCCACGCAACAGCTACATCTTTCACGCCCGGGCGGCAGATGGCCGGGTCGCTGATGCCACAGCCGAAAGCCCGTCACCTGCCGTTGCCGTCGTTACCGTGCAATCACTGCTGGGTGATGGCACGGCTGCGCCTGAACTGCTCGCCGTCGTCAACACCTACCTCAGTGACGAGGACCGCCGGCCGGTGGCCGACCGCCTGATTGTTCAGGGCGCACAAATCCTCAATTATCAGGTCAAGGCCAAGCTGTATTTGCTATCGAGCGGGCCGGAATCGGAACCGATTCTTGCCGCCTCTGAAGCGCGCTTACTGGCCTACGTCAATCAACGCCGTCGACTCGGTATGGAAGTGTCAGAGTCGGCTCTGCACGCTGCCGCGCACGTTGAGGGTGTGCGCAAGGTCGAGCTTGATGGCTGGGTAGATATCGTCGCGACCAAAGCCCAGGCACCCTTCTGCACCAAAGTTACCGTTACCCGTGGTGCTGAATAA
- a CDS encoding phage tail assembly protein: MKDETIEQPDVQQLADDNTVTLDTPIRRGTTTIDTITLRKPNSGELRGVSLVELLQMDVGSLIKVLPRISAPSLTAVEVAGMDPADLLALSSKISGFLLQKSAKTDASLVA; this comes from the coding sequence ATGAAAGACGAAACCATCGAACAGCCCGACGTGCAGCAGCTGGCCGACGACAACACCGTCACCCTCGACACTCCAATTCGTCGAGGCACTACCACTATCGACACCATCACCCTGCGCAAGCCGAACTCCGGCGAATTGCGCGGCGTGAGCCTGGTAGAGCTGCTGCAGATGGACGTCGGCAGTTTGATCAAGGTTCTGCCACGCATCAGCGCACCGAGCCTCACCGCTGTAGAAGTTGCAGGCATGGACCCGGCCGACCTTCTGGCCTTGAGTAGCAAAATCTCTGGTTTTTTGTTGCAGAAGTCGGCGAAGACGGATGCATCCCTCGTCGCGTAG
- a CDS encoding phage major tail tube protein — translation MAMPRKLKNLNLFNDGNSYLGVAKSVTLPALGRKMEAYRGGGMNGPVKSDLGFSDDGIQFEWKTGGLDLISLRQFGAVNASSVALRFSGPYQQDDTGETSNVEVVVRGRHETIEMGEAKAGEDTEHSMKTTCSYYKLTVDGEEIIEIDLLNFVEKVNGVDMLEKHRTAMGI, via the coding sequence ATGGCAATGCCTCGCAAGCTCAAAAACCTCAACCTGTTCAATGACGGCAACAGCTACCTCGGCGTGGCGAAGTCCGTCACCCTGCCCGCCCTCGGCCGCAAGATGGAAGCCTATCGCGGCGGCGGGATGAATGGCCCGGTCAAATCTGACCTGGGCTTTTCTGATGACGGCATCCAGTTCGAATGGAAGACCGGTGGCCTCGATCTGATCTCTCTGCGCCAGTTCGGCGCCGTCAACGCCTCCAGCGTGGCCCTGCGATTCTCTGGCCCATACCAACAGGACGACACGGGCGAAACGAGCAACGTGGAAGTGGTCGTGCGAGGTCGTCACGAGACCATCGAGATGGGCGAAGCCAAGGCCGGCGAAGACACCGAACACTCCATGAAAACCACCTGCAGCTACTACAAGCTGACCGTGGATGGCGAAGAAATCATCGAAATCGACCTGCTCAACTTCGTCGAGAAAGTCAACGGCGTGGACATGCTGGAGAAGCACCGCACCGCCATGGGCATCTGA
- a CDS encoding GpE family phage tail protein codes for MADLAVVFHWAPADMDQLGLQDLMDWRERARVRSSTDGE; via the coding sequence ATGGCCGATCTGGCCGTGGTTTTTCACTGGGCACCGGCTGATATGGATCAGTTGGGCCTGCAAGACCTGATGGACTGGCGCGAGCGCGCTAGGGTGCGGAGTTCCACTGATGGCGAATGA
- a CDS encoding phage tail tape measure protein: MANDLRLQVLLSAIDQATGPLKKITGGSQETARALKAARDRLKELNTQQRDVIAWRELQAATKATSEALAANNSKVGELARTTAKVRQQLAPTQALFEQSRQKVDALKTSQSDLKRELTGTRNALGLLGDEHRQSGSQIAALNAVMQKGNALTREQQAEYTRLTAAQRERKTQLDQLAAKEKTLADRYTLSTAQLRTSRAGHSSLRDEILRLETPFKAQLTLLKQHTAESKRLGEQYGQQQGKLSALGTQLKDAGINTNALGASELKLKRDMDIATLAINAQMDRLDALKRKQDSLAKARATYDKTQSMAGRMAVSGAAGLGVGYAASRPVASAIKAFAPNEDSATQLKVSMMSDTGKVSEDFQKITDLATKLGDRLPGTTADFQNMMTMLRRQGLSAQSILGGTGEAAAYLGVQLKMEATDAAEFAAKMQDATRTTEKDMMGLMDTIQRGFYAGVDPGNMLQGFSKIAPVMDVIKKSGIDAAKELAPLLIMMDQAGMEGSSAGNAFRKIFQAGLNQDKVEKANSIAAGANKGVSLKFTDDKGNFAGLENLYAQVEKLKVLNDSDRTAVISKLFGDDAETMTTLNTMMNKGLAGYQEVQQKMQSQADLRTRVNEQLGTLTNVMEAAEGSFTNAMAEFGAAVAPELKDLINTLGEIANKIGTWARENPKLAGGLVKVVAAVAAAAVVFGTLALTMASMLGPFAVLRYGMAMFGIRLGTIKAQLIGTRVAAAGAGVEVGRMGRIWKTLTASRAAGGMMSVIPSLVSSARLAAVSVLPMLSGAISAVGAAILATPIGWLVAAVAGLVAAAVLIYKYWKPIKGFFLGFWQGLTEALQPVLGGFSKFGGLLASLAKAAYSIPVVGFALQLLGNIVRPLFNIISSGISTVIGWFSNLLTPVEDVGGAAQSMGQRFGSAIGGMIMTLLQGIGSIATGVVNIWTTIKASFDQGLVGILQLITNFSPLGLFYQAFAGVMNYFGVELPGKFTEFGSMIVNGLVNGLTAGLGAVKGAIGSIGDSSIGWFKEKLGIHSPSRVFAELGGFTMEGLTKGLESGQKGPLNALSSMSQKLTAAGTLTLTAPAIPAMPALDGFTMETLTKGLGGGQKGPLSTLSSMSKQLTAAGTLALTATAMPALAVDDRPPISSSGTSTLYDSHDTYQITFAAAPGMDVQAMEKSLRAILSKIENEKRARQRSKLSDRD, encoded by the coding sequence ATGGCGAATGATCTGAGGCTACAGGTGCTGCTCAGCGCCATCGACCAAGCCACGGGACCACTGAAGAAAATCACGGGCGGCAGCCAGGAAACCGCCCGAGCGCTCAAGGCTGCACGTGACCGCCTGAAGGAACTCAACACCCAGCAGCGCGACGTCATCGCCTGGCGCGAGCTACAAGCCGCTACCAAAGCCACCTCCGAGGCACTGGCTGCGAACAACTCCAAGGTAGGCGAACTCGCCCGCACCACTGCCAAAGTCCGTCAACAGCTCGCACCGACTCAAGCACTTTTCGAACAGTCCCGGCAGAAGGTTGACGCTCTCAAAACCAGTCAATCCGACCTCAAGCGCGAACTCACGGGAACGCGTAACGCTTTGGGTTTGCTTGGCGACGAACACCGTCAATCAGGCAGCCAGATCGCCGCCCTGAATGCCGTGATGCAAAAGGGCAATGCCCTCACCCGCGAACAGCAAGCCGAGTACACCCGACTGACTGCTGCTCAGCGCGAGCGTAAAACTCAGCTGGATCAGCTTGCAGCCAAGGAAAAGACCTTGGCAGACCGCTACACGCTTAGCACCGCGCAGCTGCGCACCAGTCGCGCCGGCCATTCCAGTCTGCGTGACGAAATTCTCCGGTTGGAAACTCCGTTCAAAGCCCAGCTCACTCTGCTCAAGCAACACACCGCCGAGTCGAAGCGCTTGGGCGAGCAGTACGGTCAGCAGCAAGGGAAGCTATCTGCCCTGGGCACGCAGTTGAAAGACGCTGGCATCAACACCAATGCCCTGGGCGCTTCCGAGTTGAAGCTTAAGCGGGACATGGACATCGCCACCCTGGCGATCAACGCGCAGATGGACCGGCTGGACGCGCTGAAACGCAAGCAGGACAGCCTGGCGAAGGCCCGTGCCACCTACGATAAAACCCAGAGCATGGCCGGCCGCATGGCTGTATCAGGTGCCGCCGGTCTCGGTGTGGGATACGCCGCAAGCCGGCCCGTGGCCTCAGCTATCAAGGCTTTTGCCCCGAATGAGGACTCTGCCACGCAGTTGAAGGTGTCGATGATGAGCGACACTGGGAAGGTCTCTGAAGACTTCCAAAAGATCACGGACCTGGCCACCAAACTTGGCGATCGCCTGCCCGGTACCACGGCGGACTTCCAGAACATGATGACCATGCTCCGACGCCAGGGTCTCAGCGCTCAAAGTATTCTCGGCGGTACAGGTGAAGCGGCTGCCTACCTGGGCGTTCAGCTCAAGATGGAAGCCACCGACGCGGCTGAGTTCGCCGCGAAAATGCAAGACGCTACCCGCACCACCGAGAAGGACATGATGGGCCTGATGGACACCATCCAGCGCGGTTTCTACGCAGGCGTGGACCCAGGCAACATGCTCCAGGGTTTCAGCAAAATCGCGCCGGTGATGGACGTCATCAAAAAGTCAGGGATCGATGCGGCCAAAGAACTGGCACCGCTGCTGATCATGATGGACCAGGCCGGTATGGAGGGCAGTTCCGCCGGTAACGCCTTCCGTAAAATTTTCCAGGCTGGTTTGAATCAAGACAAAGTCGAGAAAGCCAACAGCATCGCAGCTGGCGCGAACAAGGGCGTCTCGCTCAAATTCACGGATGACAAAGGCAACTTTGCTGGCCTAGAGAACCTTTACGCGCAGGTGGAAAAGCTGAAGGTTCTGAACGATTCAGACCGTACGGCCGTCATCAGTAAGCTGTTTGGCGACGACGCTGAAACCATGACCACCCTGAATACAATGATGAATAAGGGGCTGGCTGGATACCAGGAAGTACAGCAGAAGATGCAATCCCAAGCTGATCTGCGTACCCGCGTCAACGAGCAGCTCGGTACTCTGACCAACGTGATGGAAGCAGCCGAAGGCAGTTTTACCAACGCCATGGCCGAATTCGGTGCTGCTGTTGCGCCCGAATTGAAAGACCTGATCAACACCCTGGGTGAAATCGCCAACAAAATTGGCACCTGGGCGCGCGAAAACCCAAAGCTCGCCGGTGGACTTGTCAAAGTCGTGGCAGCCGTAGCAGCCGCAGCGGTTGTATTCGGCACATTGGCCCTGACCATGGCGAGTATGCTCGGCCCCTTCGCTGTGCTGCGCTATGGCATGGCGATGTTCGGCATTCGCCTGGGGACAATCAAAGCCCAGTTGATCGGTACCCGCGTAGCAGCAGCTGGGGCAGGTGTCGAAGTCGGACGGATGGGACGAATCTGGAAAACGTTGACCGCAAGCCGAGCAGCCGGAGGCATGATGAGCGTCATCCCCTCCCTGGTCAGTTCTGCTCGACTGGCCGCAGTAAGCGTGCTGCCAATGCTCAGCGGTGCGATCAGTGCGGTCGGCGCTGCAATCCTCGCTACACCGATAGGTTGGTTGGTTGCAGCGGTCGCCGGTTTGGTGGCGGCTGCCGTCCTCATCTACAAATATTGGAAACCGATCAAGGGATTCTTTCTTGGTTTTTGGCAAGGGCTCACAGAAGCCCTGCAGCCAGTACTAGGTGGGTTCAGTAAGTTCGGTGGATTGCTCGCCAGCCTGGCCAAGGCCGCCTACTCCATTCCAGTTGTAGGTTTTGCATTGCAACTGCTCGGCAACATCGTCCGCCCGCTGTTCAACATAATCTCGTCCGGTATCAGCACTGTGATCGGTTGGTTCAGTAATCTTTTGACTCCGGTCGAAGACGTCGGCGGCGCGGCGCAGTCGATGGGCCAGCGCTTTGGTTCAGCCATCGGCGGCATGATCATGACTCTGCTACAGGGCATCGGCTCGATCGCCACCGGCGTAGTCAATATCTGGACCACCATCAAGGCTAGCTTTGACCAAGGCCTCGTGGGCATTCTGCAATTGATCACCAACTTCAGCCCATTGGGTCTGTTCTACCAGGCATTTGCCGGCGTCATGAATTACTTTGGCGTAGAACTGCCAGGCAAATTTACCGAGTTCGGCAGCATGATCGTCAACGGCCTGGTCAACGGCTTGACCGCCGGCCTCGGCGCCGTGAAGGGAGCTATCGGTTCAATCGGCGACTCCAGCATCGGATGGTTTAAGGAAAAGCTCGGTATCCACAGCCCATCGCGAGTGTTCGCTGAGTTGGGCGGTTTCACTATGGAAGGTCTGACAAAGGGGCTGGAGAGCGGACAGAAAGGGCCGCTCAATGCCTTGTCGAGTATGAGCCAGAAACTGACCGCCGCCGGCACGCTTACCCTCACCGCGCCAGCCATCCCAGCCATGCCAGCGTTGGACGGCTTTACCATGGAAACACTGACAAAGGGGCTGGGTGGTGGACAGAAAGGGCCGCTTAGCACCTTGTCGAGCATGAGCAAGCAGCTGACCGCAGCCGGCACACTGGCCCTAACCGCGACAGCCATGCCGGCGTTGGCAGTTGATGACCGCCCCCCGATCAGCAGCTCGGGGACATCGACGCTTTACGACAGCCATGACACCTACCAAATCACTTTCGCTGCAGCACCAGGCATGGACGTGCAGGCCATGGAAAAAAGCCTGCGCGCCATACTCAGCAAGATTGAAAACGAGAAACGCGCCCGTCAGCGCAGCAAGCTATCGGATCGGGATTAA
- a CDS encoding phage tail protein I has translation MTAQQLLPGNSTPLERQAAQALAQIQHVPIPLRQLCNADTCPVDLLPYLAWAFSVDRWDSKWTEAAKRAAIRSSHYIHSRKGTIGALRRVVEPLGYLIEVLEWWQTTPLGVPGTFAIKVGVLDTGITEEMYQELTWLIDDARPVTRHLTGLAISLETQGVLNICVALYEGDEIDVYPPVMRDIEVTGTIGIVGREHSIDTLDVYYD, from the coding sequence ATGACCGCCCAACAGCTGCTACCGGGGAACTCCACGCCGCTGGAGCGCCAAGCAGCGCAGGCGCTCGCACAGATCCAGCACGTACCGATCCCCCTGCGTCAGCTCTGCAACGCGGACACCTGCCCCGTCGATCTTCTGCCGTACCTGGCCTGGGCCTTTTCGGTCGACCGCTGGGATAGCAAATGGACGGAGGCTGCCAAGCGCGCCGCCATCCGCTCATCCCACTACATCCACTCGCGCAAGGGCACCATCGGCGCACTGCGCCGTGTCGTCGAGCCGCTGGGCTACCTGATTGAGGTGCTGGAGTGGTGGCAGACCACCCCGCTGGGCGTGCCGGGTACTTTCGCCATCAAGGTCGGAGTACTCGACACCGGGATAACCGAAGAGATGTATCAAGAACTCACCTGGCTGATTGATGACGCCAGGCCGGTGACCCGACATCTGACAGGCCTGGCAATCAGCCTCGAAACACAAGGGGTTTTGAACATTTGTGTTGCCTTGTATGAAGGCGACGAAATCGACGTTTACCCACCGGTCATGCGTGATATCGAGGTCACTGGGACCATAGGCATAGTCGGGCGGGAACACTCCATAGACACACTGGACGTTTATTATGATTGA
- a CDS encoding phage tail assembly chaperone, producing the protein MFASKKTGYFYDPVINELMPSDAVEIDAEIHAALLKGQGEGKVITWAEDGYPFLSDPTPPSQEELAAVERAWRDLQLAATDSVVTRHRDELEDGSPTSLTPDQYAELQAYRRQLRDWPKAGEFPLNEHRPTAPGWLAITER; encoded by the coding sequence ATGTTCGCGTCCAAAAAAACTGGTTACTTTTACGATCCAGTAATTAACGAATTGATGCCGTCGGATGCTGTGGAAATTGACGCTGAAATACATGCCGCTCTATTGAAGGGGCAAGGTGAAGGCAAGGTAATTACTTGGGCTGAGGATGGTTATCCATTCCTGTCGGATCCCACACCGCCCTCCCAAGAAGAACTCGCAGCGGTTGAACGGGCATGGCGTGACTTGCAGCTCGCCGCAACGGATAGCGTCGTAACGCGGCACCGCGACGAACTCGAGGACGGTTCGCCAACTTCCCTTACGCCCGACCAGTACGCTGAGCTGCAAGCCTATCGCCGACAGTTACGTGATTGGCCGAAAGCAGGCGAATTCCCTTTGAACGAGCATCGGCCAACGGCGCCTGGGTGGCTGGCCATCACTGAGCGATGA